TCACGACGACACTCAAGTAATCTAAGCAGTATTTGGACATGGACCATCGGCATTAGCCGATGGTTTTTTATTTCAGGTCGATAACGCAGCGCACATAGAGACCTTTCTGCACGCTTTCGTCGGAGCGGTTGATGCTATGCGCCTGGCGGCGGAACTCCCATGCGCGGCCGGTGCCTTTCTCCACCGAAGTGCTAGACCAGTAATGCCCTGTGTACGTCTCGTCGCAGTATTCGTCCCAATCGCGGCACCCGCCACGTCCTAGGTTATCCCAATCCAGCTTGGACTTGTCTTTTTGATAATCTCTCCATTCACCGTCGTTCGGGAGGTGCCAGCCCTTCGGGCAGACTCTCTGCGCCTCGTCGAAGGTATAAAAGCGCCCATGGCGCTTGCAGAACACTGAATCTTCCAAGAAACACTGCTTTACGCTCGTGAGGTTGTACTGGAGATTCTGCTTCATCCACACTTTGGTGCTGTCGCGGATTTCCACCTTGTACTTTTTCCCGTCGCGGGGGTCCGTGAACACCATCTTGTCGCGGGAGATGCCCATATCTTCGAGCGGGTCGTAGTCGCCGACGCAGCGCACGGGCAAGGCCATGCTGTCGGTGACGGCGATTTCGCTGAACATCCCGCGGTTGAGATCGAGCATAATGCCGCGTTTCTGTTCACCGGCCACAGCAAAATAGCCGACTTCCGGGCCGACCTGCTTGTTCTCGTTTCCGCCAATTTCGTAAAAGCCGGCCGGGGCTCCGACAAAGCTACGCATGTTCTGCTTCTTGCGCGCACCGACAAACTGGTCGCGAGCAAGCATTTCCCATTCCTGCCAAGACGGAATACGCGTCTTTTCGGGGCAGACCTTGTCCCAGACCTTCGGGGTGTAATACGCCCTGTTCCTTACGACGAGCGAAGCCCCCTCTTTGTATGAAAGATTTCCTGTAAACCAGTTGAGAGTCCCGGAGCGATACACTCTGTAGACACGATTGTCGCGCGAATCGCTATAGTCGTTCGCGGCAAACGATACTCCCGCCACCATTGATAAGGCCACAACCAAACGGCCTAAATAACCTAACATTTTTCACCTCTACAAAACAGGTACAAACTACGGCCACTCTTAAAAGAAACTTTTAGGGGCGACCCTACCCTGAATATACAGGAAAAATCTCCAGGTTTTTGTAAAAATTAATTTAGAGTGGGTCCTATAGGAGGAATATCACACCCATGAAGCCCGGACCGACAACAATTCCATAATTTTGCGGTTTTTTCTTGTGAAATTCAAGTATGGAAAGGCTCACTCCCGTGCCCACTAGAGCACCTGCGACCACGTCTGTAGGGTAATGCTTGCCGGCGGCAATCCGGAGCGCACCGACAAAACCGGCGAGCGATAGCGATCCTGCCCACACAAGCCCGCTATACGGGGACGAGGGGTATATTTCGTCGAATGCAGTCGCCGTGAATATGGCGGTCGTAAACGCCGCGGAGGCATGCCCGCTAAAGAAGCTACCGTAGGCCTCGCCCTTCGCCTTTTCTGCGGCCTCTCTCCCCTCTCCGTCTTCGGCATATATATAGGGGCGCGGCCAAAGCTGCATCGAGCGCGCAATCGTGTTGAGACCATCCTGAATGGCGAGAGCCTGCGCATACATCAGCGTGTAACCTAGGAATCCGGAGGCCGTACCGCCATTATACCAAGCGTAACCGGCAAGCGCAACTGGCGCGACAGCCACGGGAGATGCCCAGTCGCTCATCCTGTCGGCCAAATCCGAATAGCGCCCGGCAACGGGCCTGTCCCAGGGCAGCAGTTCCGCCTTGGGCTTCACGTCGGCATCGTCGGGTTTTTCCATGTCGGAGTAGCGCATGTTGCCATAAACAGAGACCATGGCGGCACCGATAGTGAGCGGAACATCCCAAAGCGTGAGGACATATTCCGCAGCCACGGGAGAAAGCGCCCCCGAAACGAGAAACCAGGAAAAAAACAGCGCTTTCGGCAAAAAAGATTTCATTGACCTATAAACTAAAAAATTATATTCAACCTGTATATTATCAGGAGCTTCCGTGTCCAACCAAGAAAATATAAAAGAGCCTATCCGCCCCGACATGGGCCTGTTCTCCGCCATTTCCGACGAAATGCGTCTCAAGATCCTGTTGCTCCTCGACCAGGCCGAATTCACGGTCAACGAAATCAAGGACATCCTGGACATCCACCAGAGCAACGCAAGCCGCCACCTGGCCAAGCTTTCGGCATGCAACTTGCTGAAGGACCGCCGCGACGGAATCAAGGCCTACTACGGCTTAAGCGACGACCTCTACTTGAGCCGCCGGGTGCTTTCGGTCATCCGGGACGCCTGCGAAGCACTGCCAGACAAAGATATCATCAAGTGCCGTGCCGCCCAGATTCTGGAAGACCGCACCGACAAGACCAAGGGGCAAATCCACAAGCTCGACCAAGCGGGCGGGAGCCTCAAAGCGCAGATAAGCCTGTTCGCCAAACTCATGTACCCCTTCGAGAACGTCGTGGATATCGGCTGCGGCGAAGGCGGCGACCTCACGCTCATGATGGCCGGCCGCTGCAAGCACGTGACCTCCATCGACTGCGACCCCAAGGTGATTAGCGGGCTGCAAACGACGCTCGCCCAAAAGGGAATCAAGAACGTAAGCCCGAAAGTCGCCGAAATGACGCAGACCGGGCTCCCCGAGAATTTTGCCGACCTCGTGTTGATGAGCCAGGTGCTCCACCACGCGACCGACCCGCACCTTGCCCTCAAGGAAGCTGTCCGCATCCTCAAGCCGCACGGTACGCTCGCCCTTTTAGACCTCGCCCAGCACAAAGAAGAATCCTTCCGCACGACGCACGGGCATATCTGGCTCGGATTCGACAAGAACCAGATAGAATTTTTGCTCAAGGAACTGAACTGCAAGACGATTGTTTCCGAAATCATCCCCAGCGAGAACGAGGTCGACAAGAAACTCCCCGTCATTTGCATGATTCTGGAAAAACAGTAACTATTTTTTAACTAACCTCTTGCTTTTTCGGCGAGAATCGAATAGATTAGAAAAAAACAGCTAAGGAGTCCCGCATGGCAAAACTGATCAAGTTCATCGTCTTCGCCGCAGTTTGCATCATTACGGCATTCGGAATCTACAACCTCATCAAGACCACCAGGATTGACGAAAATACACTCGACTAGCCCGGTGCATTCCTAGCGCCCTTCTGGCACAAGCAAGCTTGTCACGAAGCCCGTCCCCGACGGGCTTTTCTTGTACCCTCCCCAAAAAACGATATATAAAGCATGAACAGCCCAGCATTCCTTATGTTCCGAGCGAGATATTTATTCAGTCATTGAGAAATTCATTTGTCGTTGTGAGAATAGAAGCGTCGGCCGGGGAAGGGGAGGGTGCAGGGAGGGGACCGGGCGGCCTTCGCAACTCCGAGCGCGGTCCCCTCCCGCATATATATAATTGAGTCATAAGAAATTCATTTTGAACACTAGATGGCTACCATTTTTTTATTTTATACTCTATGAATCTCTTGCAAAAGAAACCTGTATTTTTCACGGCAGCCGCCGTGCTCTTCCTCGCAGTCCTCATGATTATCTTCAGGGACTTCGCGTTCGACCCGAACAAGCTCATGCTCAACAGCGACCAGCTGAACGGCATCGGTAGCCGAATCCTCCGCGCCGAAAACGTCGTGCTCACGGAATGGGACGACAGCCGCTTGGGTGGCGTACCCACCATCGACGCCTTGTTCGGCGACGCCTACCACCCGCTAGTGTGGGTGCAGTTCCTCACGGACCCGGCCCGCGCCATCGGCATCAAGTTTATCCTGACCATCTGGGTCGCCTTCATGAGCGCGATGCTCCTCGCCTGGAACCTCACTGGGAACCGCTGGTGGGGCGCCCTACTCGGGTTCCTCTACGCTCTGTCGCCAGAATTCTTCACCTACTTGTACGGCGGTCATGACGGCAAGATGATGGTGTTCGCCATCGCGCCGCTCGCGCTGCTCGCCATCCGCAAGATTGTGCGCGACGGGAGCCTCCCCTACGTGGCCGTACTCGCGCTTTCCATCATCTGGATGATTCTCGGGAGCCACCTGCAGCTCACCTACCTGTTCCTGTGGGGTGCGGGGCTTTATACGCTCTACGAAGTGGCGTTCCATTGCGATGGGCTCTCGACGCGCGGCAAGCGCATTGGGCTTACTGCAGTAGGCCTCGCCTTCGGCCTTGCAATCAGTTGCTTCCAGCTTGTGCCACCTTACCTCTACACCACAACGCAATCTGTGCGTGGCGAAGGGGACCACACTAATTATGGCCACGCCGTCAGCTGGTCTTTGCACCAAGAAGAAATGGCCCAGATGCTCCTGCCCGGGTTCGTGGGCGTCGACGTCTATGAGCAAGATCCCAACACAAGTGACCTGAACGGCAGTTCGTTCGTGAACGTCACCATGCAGGAAT
The DNA window shown above is from uncultured Fibrobacter sp. and carries:
- a CDS encoding FISUMP domain-containing protein → MLGYLGRLVVALSMVAGVSFAANDYSDSRDNRVYRVYRSGTLNWFTGNLSYKEGASLVVRNRAYYTPKVWDKVCPEKTRIPSWQEWEMLARDQFVGARKKQNMRSFVGAPAGFYEIGGNENKQVGPEVGYFAVAGEQKRGIMLDLNRGMFSEIAVTDSMALPVRCVGDYDPLEDMGISRDKMVFTDPRDGKKYKVEIRDSTKVWMKQNLQYNLTSVKQCFLEDSVFCKRHGRFYTFDEAQRVCPKGWHLPNDGEWRDYQKDKSKLDWDNLGRGGCRDWDEYCDETYTGHYWSSTSVEKGTGRAWEFRRQAHSINRSDESVQKGLYVRCVIDLK
- a CDS encoding phosphatase PAP2 family protein, translating into MKSFLPKALFFSWFLVSGALSPVAAEYVLTLWDVPLTIGAAMVSVYGNMRYSDMEKPDDADVKPKAELLPWDRPVAGRYSDLADRMSDWASPVAVAPVALAGYAWYNGGTASGFLGYTLMYAQALAIQDGLNTIARSMQLWPRPYIYAEDGEGREAAEKAKGEAYGSFFSGHASAAFTTAIFTATAFDEIYPSSPYSGLVWAGSLSLAGFVGALRIAAGKHYPTDVVAGALVGTGVSLSILEFHKKKPQNYGIVVGPGFMGVIFLL
- a CDS encoding metalloregulator ArsR/SmtB family transcription factor; this translates as MSNQENIKEPIRPDMGLFSAISDEMRLKILLLLDQAEFTVNEIKDILDIHQSNASRHLAKLSACNLLKDRRDGIKAYYGLSDDLYLSRRVLSVIRDACEALPDKDIIKCRAAQILEDRTDKTKGQIHKLDQAGGSLKAQISLFAKLMYPFENVVDIGCGEGGDLTLMMAGRCKHVTSIDCDPKVISGLQTTLAQKGIKNVSPKVAEMTQTGLPENFADLVLMSQVLHHATDPHLALKEAVRILKPHGTLALLDLAQHKEESFRTTHGHIWLGFDKNQIEFLLKELNCKTIVSEIIPSENEVDKKLPVICMILEKQ